A region of Beijerinckia sp. 28-YEA-48 DNA encodes the following proteins:
- a CDS encoding enoyl-CoA hydratase gives MNASNGKMIGDKDGAIGWIIFNDPKRHNAISHEMRLDLLGILGDFENDDAIRVVVLRGAGDKSFVSGADISQFEGYANNPERQKDMAATTARLLDRYDTYRKPLIAMIQGYCLGAGVGTALAADLRIASDKAQFGIPAGRLGVAYPLHSVRRLIEIVGSSNATEMLFTANRYAAAEALAMGLVNKVVSTSELEATVRTLAMTIADNAPLTVRASKIAIREAMKPAAECDFTTVAAAVAACFASQDHAEGRKAFAEKRKPVFNGR, from the coding sequence ATGAACGCCTCGAACGGCAAAATGATTGGCGACAAGGACGGCGCCATCGGCTGGATCATCTTCAACGATCCCAAGCGGCACAACGCCATCAGCCACGAAATGCGCCTCGATCTCCTCGGCATCCTCGGCGACTTCGAGAATGACGACGCCATCCGGGTGGTCGTGCTGCGCGGCGCCGGCGACAAATCCTTCGTTTCCGGCGCCGATATTTCGCAGTTCGAGGGCTATGCCAACAATCCGGAACGGCAGAAAGATATGGCGGCCACGACCGCGCGCCTTTTGGATCGCTACGACACTTACCGCAAGCCGCTCATCGCCATGATCCAGGGCTATTGCCTGGGCGCCGGCGTTGGCACGGCGCTCGCCGCCGATCTGCGCATCGCCTCTGACAAAGCCCAGTTCGGCATTCCGGCCGGACGACTTGGTGTCGCCTATCCGCTGCACTCCGTGCGGCGGCTGATCGAAATCGTCGGCTCCAGCAACGCCACCGAAATGCTGTTCACCGCCAACCGCTATGCGGCGGCAGAGGCGCTGGCAATGGGCCTCGTCAACAAAGTCGTGTCTACGAGCGAGCTGGAAGCGACCGTGCGCACTTTGGCGATGACCATTGCCGACAATGCCCCACTCACCGTGCGAGCGTCCAAGATCGCCATTCGCGAAGCGATGAAGCCCGCGGCAGAATGCGACTTCACCACCGTCGCCGCGGCCGTCGCCGCCTGCTTCGCCAGCCAGGACCATGCCGAAGGACGCAAGGCGTTCGCGGAAAAGCGCAAGCCGGTTTTCAACGGGCGGTGA
- a CDS encoding CoA transferase: MVDAPLPLSRYKVLDLTRARAGPTTARQLADWGADVIKVEMAEGGEGGGFDGHRDSADFQNLHRNKRSLTIDLKSDDGRRIFNRLAENVDVIVENFRPDVKHRLGIDYESIRALNPRIVYGSISGFGQDGPYAGRPGVDQIAQGMSGLMSVTGLPGQGPVRAGAAVADMSAGLYLSIGILLALIEREQSGQGQWVQTSLVESLIAVMDFQSAAWLFDRKVPVQAGNNHPYFIPTGTFPTKDGHINIGSGTQSSWARLCKALGAEDLQHRPAYADAEKRREHRDELNEELSAILSTRSSAEWVEALNAASVPCGPIYSIDQAFADPQVKHLGIATPIKHPRLGRREIVGQPIHMSRTPWQMRRVTPDAGEHSSEILRELGFSDDEIAGLRDRKII, from the coding sequence ATGGTGGACGCGCCGCTACCGCTCTCTCGCTACAAGGTCCTCGACCTGACGCGGGCGCGCGCCGGGCCGACCACGGCACGCCAGCTCGCCGACTGGGGCGCTGACGTCATCAAGGTGGAAATGGCCGAGGGTGGTGAGGGCGGCGGCTTCGACGGCCATCGCGATTCCGCCGATTTCCAGAACCTGCATCGCAACAAGCGCAGCCTGACCATCGATCTCAAGAGCGACGACGGCCGGCGCATCTTCAATCGTCTGGCCGAAAACGTCGATGTGATCGTCGAGAATTTTCGGCCCGACGTGAAACATCGCCTGGGTATCGATTATGAGTCGATCCGCGCCCTCAATCCACGCATCGTCTACGGCAGCATTTCCGGCTTCGGCCAGGATGGCCCCTATGCGGGCCGTCCCGGCGTCGATCAGATCGCGCAGGGGATGAGCGGGTTGATGTCGGTCACCGGCCTGCCCGGCCAGGGCCCGGTGCGCGCCGGCGCCGCCGTCGCCGACATGTCGGCTGGGCTTTATCTCTCCATCGGCATTCTGCTGGCGCTGATCGAACGCGAACAGTCCGGCCAGGGCCAGTGGGTGCAGACCTCGCTGGTCGAATCGCTGATCGCGGTGATGGATTTCCAATCGGCCGCCTGGTTGTTCGACCGCAAGGTTCCGGTCCAGGCTGGCAACAACCATCCCTATTTCATTCCGACCGGGACCTTTCCAACCAAGGACGGGCACATCAACATCGGCTCGGGCACCCAGTCGTCCTGGGCGCGGTTGTGCAAGGCTCTTGGCGCCGAAGATCTACAGCACCGCCCCGCCTATGCCGATGCCGAGAAGCGCCGCGAACATCGCGACGAGCTGAACGAAGAGCTATCCGCCATTCTGAGCACGCGCAGCAGCGCCGAATGGGTCGAGGCGCTGAATGCGGCCAGCGTGCCGTGCGGACCGATCTACAGCATCGACCAGGCTTTCGCCGACCCGCAGGTGAAACATCTGGGCATCGCCACGCCGATCAAACATCCGCGCCTGGGCCGTCGCGAAATCGTCGGCCAGCCGATTCACATGTCGCGCACACCCTGGCAGATGCGCCGCGTGACACCGGATGCCGGCGAACATTCCAGCGAAATCCTGCGCGAACTCGGCTTCAGCGACGACGAGATCGCCGGACTGCGCGACCGCAAGATCATCTGA